From Neorhodopirellula lusitana, a single genomic window includes:
- a CDS encoding mechanosensitive ion channel domain-containing protein produces MNTWTQTKWLLGTLMVVSLAFPCVPCKAVDALNPPAQFAPTKPVPAQPSATGAISIEQVERAVAELEQSAEVAVDVKLQAAENYRAAIKNLQSAADSDARLQAMAGEAETVAARTDQLKQQRDALKDKKPEPSEAFTLMEMEQLLPTTELQLSAFKKARQDAEAELQSRAARRKEIRTRMAIIQEKITDATSQLKAMQASDPTPQNQSLSARLLTRRITLEKETPALEAELAKYDAEEAADLVRLRMDVASCSAAYTEKVIAILQQKIHAAREAAAEESVRTARREAVSADPALKFYADENQTLAETSKRVAEQLAETEAALSAAAEVQEGLVKQFANAKKKVDSVGLTSSVGALLRKQKTTLPDVGARRAAVAERQKLINDTQYQLFEYEEAQEELSEMDDTIKKILVEAQKDSTKNVALLDSAARDLMTRKREYLADLVRSSGQYFDKLIELDTVDRQIIKLEADYESYIDQRVLWIRSSAPLTAGVTVEDSAKSFVMLGSWMEAGTQLIADARRSYVLYVACLSMLALLLFRGRAIRKTIREIGGLAEKVNCRSIVPTLRGLWLTGIVSLAWPLICLFLGWRLERAAGDSDFTAAIGQGLQTTAIVWASIELLRQITRTKGVGESHFRWSSNATTAIRCEVKLCSVLVLPTVFITATLIAGDGVHQRGDVQRFAFMLGMGILAYVIFRLLRPTGILRDYLSSNASSFVAKVKYAFPLAGVSLPISLALLTAAGYFYTAQTLFWRLFATFVFVTTLIVVRAVLYRMLLLRRRHLSMEQARERAAAAKLAGENGGDPCSVAGIVTENKQADISAHSLQSRNLVSTGMSAAILVGMWMIWIQVLPALSMVGNYPLWGKTDSVATASAPSMPMSPMALSSPTSSTTAPTTIGSDDSLAESVTLSDLALAILIVVVTIVVFRNGPGLLEISVLQQLPFDASVRYAITTLVSYVIVMVGTIAACSTIGLQWSQIQWLATALTFGLAFGLQEMFANFVAGLIILLERPIRVGDIVTVDDVTGVVSRIRIRATSITNWDRKEYVVPNKEFITGRLLNWTLSDKVNRIVVEVGLAYGADTELARELLLKAANDHPLVLKDPASVASFEGFGDNSLNLLLRAFLPTLDNRLQVITELHTAINRSFRAAGLEIAYPQRDLHIRTVANANMLGLQSGLDQQDDQMRDAA; encoded by the coding sequence TTGAATACGTGGACGCAAACGAAGTGGTTACTCGGGACGTTGATGGTCGTCTCACTCGCCTTCCCGTGTGTGCCCTGCAAGGCTGTCGACGCCTTGAATCCGCCTGCGCAATTTGCCCCAACTAAACCGGTTCCCGCCCAACCGTCCGCGACCGGTGCGATCAGCATTGAACAGGTCGAGCGAGCAGTGGCTGAGCTGGAGCAAAGTGCTGAAGTCGCCGTCGACGTCAAATTGCAAGCCGCTGAAAACTACCGTGCCGCGATCAAAAACCTTCAGTCTGCCGCTGACAGTGACGCTCGCCTGCAAGCGATGGCTGGCGAAGCCGAAACCGTTGCGGCTCGCACCGATCAACTGAAGCAGCAACGGGACGCTCTGAAGGACAAGAAGCCCGAGCCGAGTGAAGCATTCACGTTGATGGAAATGGAGCAGCTTTTACCGACAACCGAGTTGCAACTCTCTGCGTTCAAGAAAGCAAGGCAAGACGCCGAGGCGGAGTTGCAATCGCGTGCTGCACGCCGCAAAGAGATCCGCACTCGGATGGCGATCATCCAGGAAAAGATCACGGATGCCACGTCCCAACTCAAGGCAATGCAGGCTTCGGATCCGACACCGCAAAATCAATCCTTATCCGCCCGCTTGCTAACGCGGCGTATCACGCTTGAAAAAGAGACACCAGCACTGGAGGCGGAACTTGCAAAGTACGACGCCGAGGAAGCCGCCGATTTGGTTCGACTGCGAATGGACGTCGCTTCCTGCAGTGCTGCCTATACTGAAAAAGTCATCGCGATATTGCAGCAGAAGATTCATGCCGCTCGTGAGGCTGCGGCCGAAGAATCCGTCCGCACAGCACGTCGTGAAGCCGTCTCCGCCGACCCGGCACTCAAGTTCTACGCCGACGAAAACCAGACTCTGGCTGAAACATCAAAACGCGTTGCGGAGCAGTTGGCTGAAACGGAAGCGGCACTGAGTGCGGCCGCGGAAGTACAAGAAGGTCTGGTGAAGCAATTCGCAAATGCGAAAAAGAAAGTCGATTCGGTCGGTTTGACCAGCTCGGTCGGAGCGTTATTGAGAAAACAAAAGACAACTTTGCCCGATGTCGGAGCCCGCCGCGCCGCAGTAGCAGAGCGTCAAAAGCTAATCAACGATACTCAGTACCAGCTCTTTGAATACGAAGAGGCACAAGAAGAGCTGTCTGAGATGGATGACACGATCAAAAAAATACTGGTCGAGGCCCAAAAAGATTCGACTAAGAACGTGGCATTATTGGACTCAGCTGCTCGTGACCTGATGACGCGAAAGCGAGAGTACTTGGCCGATTTGGTACGTAGCTCCGGCCAGTACTTCGATAAGCTGATCGAACTCGATACTGTTGACCGGCAAATCATCAAACTAGAAGCCGATTACGAAAGCTACATCGACCAGCGCGTGTTATGGATTCGCAGCAGCGCGCCGCTGACCGCCGGTGTGACGGTTGAAGACTCTGCGAAGTCGTTTGTGATGCTCGGTTCGTGGATGGAAGCGGGAACCCAGTTGATTGCCGACGCCAGACGATCGTACGTTCTCTACGTCGCTTGTTTGTCGATGTTGGCGTTGTTGTTGTTCCGAGGTCGAGCGATTCGTAAGACGATCCGCGAGATCGGTGGTTTGGCCGAGAAAGTGAATTGCCGTTCGATCGTCCCCACTCTTCGGGGCCTTTGGCTTACAGGAATCGTGTCGCTGGCATGGCCATTGATCTGTCTTTTCCTTGGTTGGCGACTCGAACGAGCCGCGGGAGATTCAGACTTTACTGCGGCGATCGGCCAAGGACTCCAGACGACCGCGATCGTTTGGGCGTCGATTGAATTGCTGCGTCAAATCACGCGAACCAAAGGCGTTGGCGAATCTCATTTTCGCTGGTCAAGCAACGCAACCACAGCGATTCGCTGCGAAGTCAAACTGTGCAGCGTCTTGGTCCTTCCAACCGTCTTCATCACCGCAACACTGATTGCAGGCGACGGAGTCCACCAACGCGGGGATGTTCAACGATTCGCATTCATGCTCGGCATGGGAATTCTTGCGTATGTCATTTTTCGGCTGCTAAGACCAACGGGCATCCTGCGTGACTATTTGTCGTCCAATGCGAGCAGCTTCGTTGCCAAAGTAAAATATGCATTTCCGTTGGCTGGTGTATCCTTGCCGATTTCCTTGGCGCTACTAACTGCGGCTGGGTACTTCTATACCGCGCAAACTCTGTTTTGGCGTTTGTTCGCGACCTTTGTGTTTGTAACGACGTTGATCGTAGTGCGGGCCGTCCTGTATCGGATGCTGTTGCTGCGACGTCGTCATCTGAGCATGGAACAGGCACGCGAGCGAGCTGCCGCGGCGAAACTGGCCGGCGAGAACGGTGGCGATCCATGCTCCGTTGCTGGCATTGTTACCGAGAACAAACAAGCGGACATTTCTGCTCATAGCTTGCAGTCTCGCAATCTTGTCAGCACCGGCATGTCGGCGGCGATCCTGGTTGGCATGTGGATGATTTGGATTCAGGTGTTGCCTGCTCTTAGCATGGTCGGCAACTACCCGCTGTGGGGAAAAACCGATTCTGTCGCAACCGCCTCCGCGCCTTCGATGCCGATGTCACCCATGGCCTTATCCAGCCCCACCAGTTCCACCACGGCGCCAACCACCATTGGATCCGATGACTCGCTTGCCGAATCAGTCACCCTTTCCGACTTGGCTCTAGCGATCTTAATTGTCGTCGTCACGATCGTCGTCTTTCGCAACGGCCCTGGCTTGCTTGAAATCTCGGTCCTGCAACAGCTTCCGTTTGACGCATCGGTTCGTTATGCGATCACCACACTGGTCAGCTATGTGATTGTGATGGTTGGGACCATCGCGGCGTGTTCGACGATTGGTTTGCAATGGTCTCAGATCCAGTGGTTGGCCACCGCGTTGACCTTTGGATTGGCGTTTGGACTGCAAGAGATGTTCGCCAACTTCGTTGCTGGACTGATCATTTTGCTGGAACGCCCGATTCGTGTCGGTGACATCGTTACCGTAGATGATGTGACGGGTGTGGTGTCACGAATCCGCATTCGGGCGACATCGATCACGAACTGGGATCGCAAGGAGTACGTGGTCCCCAACAAGGAATTCATCACGGGACGTCTCTTGAACTGGACGTTGTCGGATAAGGTCAACCGCATCGTCGTCGAGGTGGGACTTGCCTATGGAGCCGACACCGAACTTGCTCGCGAGCTCTTGCTTAAAGCCGCCAACGACCATCCACTTGTACTGAAAGATCCTGCGTCCGTCGCATCGTTTGAAGGCTTCGGCGACAACTCACTGAACCTCTTGCTGCGAGCTTTCCTTCCCACCCTGGACAATCGTTTGCAGGTCATCACGGAGTTGCACACGGCGATCAATCGTTCGTTCCGTGCAGCAGGCCTCGAGATCGCGTATCCACAACGCGACTTGCACATTCGCACAGTGGCCAACGCCAACATGCTTGGGCTGCAGTCCGGTCTTGATCAACAAGACGATCAGATGCGTGACGCTGCATGA